In one window of Canis aureus isolate CA01 chromosome 25, VMU_Caureus_v.1.0, whole genome shotgun sequence DNA:
- the C1S gene encoding complement C1s subcomponent, whose translation MNKLPEMWCIVLFSLLASVYAEPTMYGEILSPNYPQAYPNEIEKSWNIEVPEGYGIHLYFTHLDIELSENCAYDSVQIMSGDFEEGKLCGQKTSKNPNSPIVEEFQIPHNRLQVIFKSDFSNEERFTGFAAYYVAVDINECTDFADVPCSHFCNNFIGGYFCSCPPEYFLHEDMKNCGVNCSGDVFTTLTGEITSPNYPNPYPENSRCDYQIQLEDGYQVVVTVRREDFDVESADSNGHCPDSLVFVAGDKQFGPYCGKGFPGPLNIETKSSALNIIFQTDQTGQKKGWKLRYRGDPIPCSKEVTANSVWEPEKAIYVFKDVVKITCLEGFEVVQGSVGSSSFYSTCQSNGKWSNSKLKCQPVDCGSPEPIQNGKAEDPEHTLFGSVIHYTCEEPYYYLEDEESGEYHCAGNGSWVNKLLGTELPKCVPVCGVPSKPFMGKQRIFGGSLAEIQNFPWQVFFSNPRAGGALIDEYWVLTAAHVVERNREPVMYVGSTSVVTSELTKAQMLTAERVIIHPDWEFLDDPETRKNFNNDIALVQLKEPVKMGPNVSPICLPGTSSEYDPLMGALGLISGWGRTKARDHVIMLRGASLPIVPLEKCREVKGKNVKVDINTYVFTNNMICAGGEKGVDSCEGDSGGAFALRVPNEETLKFYVAGLVSWGPQCGTYGIYTRVKNYIDWIRQTMQEHSTPSMD comes from the exons ATGAACAAATTGCCAGAGATGTG GTGCATTGTCCTGTTTTCCCTTTTGGCATCAGTTTATGCTGAGCCTACTATGTATGGAGAGATCCTGTCCCCTAACTACCCTCAGGCATACCCCAACGAGATAGAGAAATCTTGGAATATAGAAGTTCCTGAAGGGTATGGGATCCATCTCTACTTCACTCACCTGGACATAGAGCTGTCAGAGAACTGTGCATATGACTCAGTGcag ATAATGTCAGGAGACTTTGAAGAAGGGAAACTCTGTGGGCAGAAGACCAGCAAGAATCCCAACTCCCCAATTGTGGAAGAGTTCCAAATCCCACACAATAGACTCCAGGTGATCTTTAAGTCAGACTTCTCCAATGAAGAACGTTTCACTGGGTTTGCTGCATACTATGTCGCTGTAG ATATAAATGAGTGCACAGACTTTGCAGATGTCCCCTGTAGTCACTTCTGTAACAACTTCATTGGTGGTTacttctgctcctgcccccccGAATACTTCCTCCATGAAGATATGAAGAATTGTGGAG tCAATTGCAGTGGGGATGTATTCACTACGCTGACTGGGGAGATTACAAGTCCCAATTATCCCAATCCATACCCAGAGAACTCAAGGTGCGACTATCAGATCCAGTTGGAAGATGGATACCAAGTGGTGGTGACTGTGCGGAGAGAAGATTTTGATGTGGAATCAGCTGATTCAAATGGCCACTGCCCTGACAGTTTAGTT tttgttgCAGGAGACAAGCAATTTGGTCCTTACTGTGGTAAGGGATTCCCTGGGCCACTAAATATTGAAACCAAGAGTAGCGCTCTTAATATCATCTTCCAAACTGACCAAACAGGGCAAAAAAAGGGCTGGAAACTTCGTTACCGTGGAGATC CAATCCCTTGTTCCAAAGAAGTCACTGCCAATTCTGTTTGGGAGCCTGAGAAAGCAATATATGTATTCAAAGATGTGGTAAAGATAACCTGTCTGGAAGGGTTTGAAGTTGTGCAG GGAAGTGTTGGCTCATCATCTTTCTATTCTACTTGTCAAAGTAATGGAAAGTGGAGTAATTCCAAACTGAAATGTCAAc CTGTGGACTGTGGCTCTCCTGAACCCATTCAGAATGGTAAAGCTGAAGATCCAGAACATACTTTATTTGGTTCTGTCATTCACTACACTTGTGAGGAGCCATATTACTACTTGGAAGATGAAGAAAGCG GAGAGTATCACTGCGCTGGCAACGGGAGCTGGGTGAACAAATTGCTGGGCACGGAGCTGCCAAAATGTGTTCCAG TCTGTGGTGTTCCCAGTAAGCCCTTTATGGGAAAGCAGAGGATATTTGGAGGATCCCTTGCAGAGATTCAAAATTTCCCCTGGCAAGTCTTCTTTTCGAACCCACGGGCTGGTGGGGCTCTCATCGATGAGTACTGGGTGCTGACAGCTGCCCATGTTGTGGAGAGAAACCGCGAACCAGTAATGTATGTTGGGTCCACCTCAGTGGTTACTTCAGAACTGACAAAAGCCCAGATGCTCACTGCTGAGCGTGTGATTATTCATCCGGATTGGGAATTCCTGGATGACCCAGAAACACGGAAGAATTTCAACAATGACATTGCACTTGTGCAGCTGAAAGAGCCAGTGAAAATGGGACCCAATGTCTCCCCTATCTGCCTGCCAGGTACCTCCTCAGAATATGACCCCCTAATGGGAGCCCTGGGACTGATCTCAGGCTGGGGCCGAACAAAGGCAAGAGATCATGTGATCATGCTCAGAGGGGCAAGCTTACCCATTGTTCCCTTAGAAAAGTGCCGGGAGgtgaaaggaaaaaatgtcaaAGTGGATATAAATACCTATGTTTTCACTAATAATATGATCTGTGCTGGAGGAGAGAAGGGTGTTGATAGCTGTGAAGGGGACAGTGGTGGAGCCTTTGCTCTACGGGTTCCCAATGAAGAGACCCTCAAATTCTATGTAGCTGGTCTGGTGTCCTGGGGCCCCCAGTGTGGAACCTATGGAATCTATACACGAGTGAAGAATTACATTGACTGGATAAGACAGACAATGCAGGAACATAGTACCCCCAGTATGGACTAA